A genomic window from Phycisphaerales bacterium includes:
- a CDS encoding glycosyltransferase family 39 protein: MGITLARLAYLAWLCPYTLIEDETNYWEWSRHLSLSYYTKGPGIAWTIAGFVRLLGENEFAVRAIAAVASGVAAWAVAGLAFDLTRDRRVAWYAAAVFFVMPVFQSLGLITTIDGPYAACWAVAAWAGWRVLRGSGWALVGLGAVIGVGVLYKYTMLMVVPGLALAWWLGRRGKNRSRGEEEWRSMDDGSPLLYSSTPPLLYWLLALAVFAVIVSPIVVWNHEQGWPTVRHLMGHLGLPGGDQYVRQGGGQGWTYKPQWTLNYVGSQLALGGPMLLLALLQRLYTRRARREEPARWAAVRYCLSLSEPMFVLYLLVSLVTNPQGNWAMAAFVTLVPVAAMQVVRLRDGLAGSAARWTRLAWGATLVLGLATGLGMLRIDWLAKVPVVGKYVPVWRVMGADVMASHAQELAEELRAETGREPFVIALHYGRASQFAFYMPGRPTVFCCSSLLLNGRVSPYDFWPDTDLRKRGTVGVEASAEYPSLIGRPAVMNGARFQDWAPLFERVVEIGKLRADGKRDRPAFKGYGFKGFPKGGLRTEGAPPTLDEMLPKGGGK; encoded by the coding sequence GTGGGCATCACGCTTGCGCGGCTGGCGTACCTGGCGTGGTTGTGCCCGTACACGCTGATCGAGGACGAGACGAACTACTGGGAGTGGTCGCGGCACCTGTCGCTGTCGTACTACACCAAGGGGCCGGGGATCGCGTGGACGATCGCGGGGTTTGTGCGGCTCTTGGGGGAGAACGAGTTCGCGGTGCGGGCGATCGCGGCCGTGGCGTCGGGGGTCGCGGCGTGGGCGGTGGCGGGGCTGGCGTTTGATCTGACGCGGGACCGGCGCGTGGCGTGGTACGCGGCCGCGGTGTTCTTCGTGATGCCGGTGTTCCAGTCGCTCGGGCTGATCACCACGATTGATGGGCCGTACGCGGCGTGCTGGGCGGTGGCGGCGTGGGCGGGGTGGCGCGTGCTGCGGGGGTCGGGGTGGGCGCTGGTGGGGCTGGGGGCGGTGATTGGCGTTGGTGTGCTGTACAAGTACACGATGCTGATGGTGGTGCCGGGGCTGGCGTTGGCATGGTGGTTGGGGCGTAGGGGGAAGAACAGGAGTAGAGGAGAAGAGGAGTGGAGGAGCATGGATGACGGTTCGCCGCTCCTCTACTCCTCCACTCCTCCACTCCTCTACTGGCTGCTGGCGCTCGCGGTGTTCGCGGTGATCGTGAGCCCGATCGTGGTGTGGAATCATGAGCAGGGGTGGCCGACGGTGCGGCACCTGATGGGGCACCTGGGGCTGCCCGGCGGGGATCAGTATGTGCGGCAGGGCGGGGGGCAGGGGTGGACGTACAAGCCGCAGTGGACGCTGAACTACGTGGGGTCGCAGCTGGCGCTGGGCGGGCCGATGCTGCTGCTGGCGTTGCTGCAGCGGTTGTACACGCGCCGGGCGCGGCGCGAGGAGCCGGCGCGGTGGGCGGCGGTGCGGTACTGCCTGTCGCTGAGCGAGCCGATGTTCGTGCTGTACCTGCTGGTGAGTCTGGTGACGAACCCGCAGGGGAACTGGGCGATGGCCGCGTTTGTCACGCTGGTGCCGGTCGCGGCGATGCAGGTCGTGCGCCTGCGCGATGGTTTGGCTGGAAGTGCGGCGAGGTGGACGCGGCTGGCGTGGGGGGCGACGCTGGTCCTCGGGCTGGCGACGGGGCTGGGGATGCTGCGGATCGACTGGCTGGCGAAGGTGCCGGTGGTAGGGAAGTACGTGCCGGTCTGGCGGGTCATGGGGGCGGACGTGATGGCGTCGCACGCGCAGGAGCTGGCTGAGGAGCTGCGGGCAGAGACGGGCCGAGAGCCCTTTGTCATCGCGCTGCACTACGGGCGGGCGTCGCAGTTTGCGTTCTACATGCCGGGGCGGCCGACAGTGTTCTGCTGCTCGAGCCTGCTCCTGAACGGGCGGGTGTCGCCGTACGACTTCTGGCCTGATACGGACCTGCGCAAGCGCGGGACGGTGGGCGTGGAGGCGAGCGCGGAGTACCCGTCGCTGATCGGGCGGCCGGCGGTGATGAACGGGGCGCGGTTCCAGGACTGGGCGCCGCTGTTCGAGCGGGTGGTGGAGATCGGCAAGCTGCGGGCCGATGGCAAGCGCGACCGGCCCGCGTTCAAGGGGTACGGATTCAAGGGGTTCCCGAAGGGCGGCCTGCGGACCGAGGGGGCGCCGCCAACGCTCGATGAGATGCTGCCGAAGGGCGGTGGGAAGTGA
- the plsY gene encoding glycerol-3-phosphate 1-O-acyltransferase PlsY — translation MMREVLLILGAFFAGSIPFGLFIGRAKGIDIRQHGSGNIGATNVGRVLGRKFFFLCFALDFLKGFAPTLGAGIVLGAIGGGAREWADQRVALVWLAVMVAAVLGHVFSPWLKFKGGKGVATALGAMMGVFPHFTIAGAGAFIVWLLALAVWRTISVSSILAGLALPVIVVVDWLLMDGPLFNDMPREQGRVVRFEDGWPYMAVAVLLAGLVVWTHRANIKRLRAGTEPRVGEKKGVVPGSQPPMKG, via the coding sequence ATGATGCGTGAAGTGCTGCTAATTCTGGGTGCGTTCTTCGCAGGCTCGATCCCCTTCGGGCTGTTCATCGGGCGCGCCAAGGGCATCGACATCCGGCAGCACGGGTCGGGGAACATTGGGGCGACGAACGTGGGGCGGGTGCTGGGGCGGAAGTTCTTCTTCCTGTGCTTTGCGCTGGACTTTCTCAAGGGCTTCGCGCCGACGCTGGGGGCGGGAATCGTGCTGGGGGCGATCGGGGGCGGGGCTCGAGAGTGGGCGGATCAGCGGGTGGCGCTGGTGTGGCTGGCGGTGATGGTGGCGGCGGTGCTGGGGCACGTTTTTTCGCCGTGGCTGAAGTTCAAGGGCGGGAAGGGCGTGGCGACGGCGCTGGGGGCGATGATGGGGGTGTTCCCGCACTTCACCATTGCGGGCGCGGGAGCGTTCATCGTGTGGCTGCTGGCACTGGCGGTGTGGCGGACGATCAGCGTGTCGTCGATCCTGGCGGGGTTGGCGTTGCCGGTGATTGTGGTGGTTGATTGGCTGCTCATGGATGGGCCGCTGTTCAACGACATGCCGCGCGAGCAGGGGCGGGTGGTGCGGTTCGAGGATGGGTGGCCGTACATGGCGGTGGCCGTGCTTCTGGCGGGCCTGGTGGTTTGGACGCACCGGGCGAACATCAAGCGGCTACGGGCGGGGACGGAGCCGCGGGTGGGGGAGAAGAAGGGCGTGGTGCCGGGTTCGCAGCCTCCGATGAAGGGATAG
- the tmk gene encoding dTMP kinase, producing the protein MTSLPWISRLRGKFLAFEGPDGSGKSTQYRRLLGACKDADVTCCEVREPGGTAIGERVREILLDHAHADMTLRCEMLLYMASRSQLVEQRIRPALRRGELVIADRFVSSTFAYQGYAGGVPVKEIAAAADIALQGTVPDVVIIFDVDEVTAARRINPLLGATANDRENKGPDRIEARGSEFHRKVRQGYLELARQEPGRHLVIDASKGPDEVWAELVRKLPERL; encoded by the coding sequence ATGACGTCGCTGCCTTGGATCAGCCGATTGCGGGGGAAGTTCCTGGCCTTTGAAGGGCCGGACGGGTCGGGGAAGAGCACGCAGTACCGGCGGCTGCTGGGGGCGTGCAAGGACGCGGACGTCACGTGCTGCGAGGTGCGCGAGCCGGGCGGGACCGCCATCGGCGAGCGGGTGCGCGAGATCCTGCTTGATCACGCCCATGCGGACATGACGCTGCGGTGCGAGATGCTGCTGTACATGGCCAGCCGCAGCCAGCTCGTCGAACAGCGGATCCGGCCGGCGCTCCGGCGCGGGGAGCTCGTGATCGCGGACAGGTTCGTGTCGTCGACGTTCGCGTACCAGGGCTACGCGGGGGGCGTGCCGGTCAAGGAGATCGCGGCCGCGGCGGACATCGCGCTCCAGGGGACCGTGCCGGACGTCGTCATCATCTTCGACGTGGATGAGGTCACGGCGGCGCGCCGGATCAACCCGCTGCTGGGGGCGACGGCGAACGACCGCGAGAACAAGGGCCCCGACCGGATCGAGGCACGCGGCAGCGAGTTCCACCGCAAGGTGCGGCAGGGGTACCTGGAGCTGGCGCGCCAGGAGCCGGGGCGGCACCTGGTGATCGATGCGAGCAAAGGGCCGGATGAGGTGTGGGCAGAGCTGGTGCGGAAGTTGCCGGAGCGGTTGTAG
- a CDS encoding phosphatase PAP2 family protein, protein MSVPHSVPAALLAPHERRARRVRGLVVALALVVGLLLVTLIDRWVWERFTLDRATFESVERKDWYQLFRQVGYLPAWFIAAVFMWWAEGKLRRASMVFLAAALGGAAAEVLKGVVQRFRPGTNGEYVFRWVMDEVPGGELVRGLGLASSHAGVAFGGAMMVAALWPRVGAVAVALAVGCCVTRLISGAHFLSDVYVAGVLSYGVVRGLLAVDGRRAG, encoded by the coding sequence GTGAGCGTTCCACACAGCGTGCCCGCGGCGTTGCTCGCACCACACGAGCGGCGGGCGCGACGCGTGCGCGGGCTGGTGGTGGCGCTCGCGCTGGTGGTCGGGCTGCTGCTGGTGACGCTGATTGACCGCTGGGTGTGGGAGCGGTTCACGCTCGACCGCGCAACGTTCGAGAGCGTGGAGCGGAAGGACTGGTACCAGCTGTTCCGGCAGGTGGGGTACCTGCCGGCGTGGTTCATCGCGGCGGTGTTCATGTGGTGGGCGGAGGGGAAGCTGCGGCGGGCGTCGATGGTGTTCCTGGCGGCGGCGCTGGGCGGCGCGGCGGCGGAGGTCTTGAAGGGCGTGGTGCAGCGGTTCCGGCCGGGCACCAACGGCGAGTATGTGTTCCGCTGGGTGATGGACGAGGTGCCGGGGGGCGAGCTGGTGCGGGGGCTGGGGCTGGCGAGCTCGCACGCAGGGGTGGCGTTCGGGGGGGCGATGATGGTGGCGGCGCTGTGGCCGCGGGTGGGGGCGGTGGCGGTGGCGCTGGCGGTGGGCTGCTGCGTGACGCGGCTGATCAGCGGGGCGCACTTTCTGAGCGACGTCTATGTGGCGGGGGTGCTGAGCTATGGTGTGGTGCGGGGGCTGCTGGCGGTGGATGGGCGAAGGGCGGGCTGA
- a CDS encoding LptF/LptG family permease, whose amino-acid sequence MSLLDRYIVRQYLLNILVLFAVLFAVIIGIDFSLNFDEYVKVADRYHAAAGSKPSAVANFATALYLVFDLWWPRLFLLYNALLGVILIGAMGFTCAQLNRHREFVAILAGGLSLHRVARPIVLAALGLVVLSAVNREFVIPRLAPLLTRDKGDAGSRTLGTTPQPLTSDAQGRLFYARNVVLDTGDIEGLWVWERDGQGLMTRRITAERAVWDGGKWVLQGGEVESRQGQQSQAVRPRREIVPVASLETDLDPTALKLRRFEGYANNLSTRDLSLLIENYKGQPKPPAQRIERYERVRWGRVAQYASTVLLLLVCLPFYIRREPGNVLVQTLMSAPVTLVGFVATMVGTSAAIPGLPPQLSVFIPVMVLIPLAVAAVSSIRT is encoded by the coding sequence ATGTCGTTGCTGGACCGGTACATCGTGCGGCAGTACCTGCTCAACATCCTGGTGTTGTTCGCGGTGCTGTTCGCGGTGATCATCGGGATCGACTTCTCGCTGAACTTCGACGAGTACGTGAAGGTGGCGGACCGGTACCACGCCGCCGCCGGGAGCAAGCCGTCGGCGGTGGCGAACTTTGCGACGGCGCTGTACCTGGTGTTTGACCTGTGGTGGCCGCGACTGTTTCTGCTGTACAACGCGCTGCTCGGGGTGATCCTGATCGGGGCGATGGGGTTCACGTGCGCGCAGCTGAACCGGCACCGGGAGTTCGTGGCGATTCTGGCGGGCGGGCTGAGTTTGCACCGTGTGGCGCGCCCGATCGTGCTGGCGGCGCTGGGGCTGGTGGTGCTGAGCGCGGTGAACCGGGAGTTCGTGATTCCCAGGCTGGCGCCGCTGCTGACGCGGGACAAGGGCGATGCGGGATCGCGAACACTGGGGACGACGCCGCAGCCGCTGACGAGCGATGCGCAGGGGCGGCTGTTCTATGCGCGGAACGTGGTGCTGGACACGGGGGATATCGAGGGTTTGTGGGTGTGGGAGCGGGATGGCCAGGGGCTGATGACGCGGCGGATCACCGCGGAGCGGGCGGTGTGGGATGGCGGGAAGTGGGTGCTTCAGGGCGGGGAGGTGGAGTCGCGCCAGGGGCAGCAGTCCCAAGCGGTGAGGCCGCGGCGGGAGATCGTGCCGGTGGCGAGCCTGGAAACGGACCTGGACCCCACGGCCCTCAAACTGCGGCGGTTCGAGGGGTATGCCAACAACCTGTCGACGCGGGACCTGTCGCTGCTGATTGAGAACTACAAGGGCCAGCCCAAGCCGCCGGCGCAGCGGATCGAGCGGTATGAGCGGGTGCGCTGGGGGCGGGTAGCGCAGTACGCGAGCACGGTGCTGCTGCTGCTGGTGTGCCTGCCGTTCTACATCCGGCGTGAGCCGGGGAACGTGCTGGTGCAGACGCTGATGTCGGCGCCGGTGACGCTGGTGGGGTTCGTGGCGACGATGGTGGGGACCAGCGCGGCCATCCCGGGGCTGCCGCCGCAGCTGTCGGTGTTTATCCCGGTGATGGTGCTGATACCGCTGGCGGTGGCGGCGGTGTCGAGCATCCGGACGTAA